In the Astatotilapia calliptera chromosome 5, fAstCal1.2, whole genome shotgun sequence genome, one interval contains:
- the LOC113022898 gene encoding blue-sensitive opsin-like, giving the protein MKGKRDMELPEDFWIPVSLDTNNITSLSPFLVPQDHLGDTATFYAMAVFMLFIFIFGTFINALTIACTIQYKKLRSHLNYILLNLAAANLLVSTVGSFTACCTFSFRYFIFGALACKIEGFMVTLGGMVSLWSLAVIAFERWLVICKPLGNFIFKPDHAIACCAFTWFFAVFASAPPLFGWSRYIPEGLQCSCGPDWYTTNNKYNNESYVMFLFCFCFAVPLTTIIFCYSQLLITLKMAAKAQAESASTQKAEREVTRMVVIMVLGFLVCWMPYASFALWVVNNRGQSFDLRFATIPSCFSKASAVYNPVIYVVFNKQFRTCMLAMMGMGGGEEESSTTQSVTEVSKVGPA; this is encoded by the exons ATGAAGGGTAAACGTGATATGGAGCTGCCAGAAGACTTCTGGATACCCGTCAGCCTGGACACAAACAACATCACGTCACTTAGCCCTTTTCTGGTTCCACAGGACCACTTGGGGGATACTGCCACCTTTTACGCCATGGCAGTTTTCatgttattcatatttatttttggcactttCATCAACGCCCTTACCATTGCATGCACCATCCAATACAAGAAACTTCGATCCCACCTCAACTACATCCTGTTGAACTTGGCAGCAGCAAACCTTCTTGTGTCCACTGTGGGCTCCTTCACTGCCTGCTGCACTTTTTCATTCAGATATTTCATCTTTGGTGCGCTAGCATGCAAGATCGAAGGTTTCATGGTAACACTCGGTG GTATGGTAAGCCTGTGGTCCCTTGCTGTGATAGCTTTCGAGCGATGGCTTGTGATTTGCAAGCCGCTCGGTAACTTTATTTTCAAGCCCGACCACGCTATAGCCTGCTGTGCATTCACTTGGTTTTTTGCAGTATTTGCCTCAGCTCCTCCACTGTTCGGCTGGAGCAG GTATATTCCAGAAGGCCTACAGTGCTCCTGTGGGCCAGACTGGTACAccacaaacaacaaatacaacaatGAGTCCTATGTGATGTTCCTGTTCTGCTTCTGCTTTGCTGTTCCTTTGACCACGATTATCTTTTGCTACTCCCAGCTGCTCATCACACTGAAAATG GCAGCCAAGGCCCAAGCTGAGTCTGCCTCCACCCAGAAGGCAGAGAGGGAAGTGACCAGGATGGTGGTGATCATGGTGCTCGGCTTCTTGGTGTGCTGGATGCCATATGCCTCCTTTGCTCTTTGGGTTGTGAACAACCGTGGGCAGTCATTCGATCTGAGATTTGCGACTATACCGTCCTGTTTCTCAAAGGCTTCAGCAGTCTACAACCCTGTTATCTATGTGGTCTTTAATAAACAG TTCCGTACATGTATGTTAGCGATGATGGGGATgggaggaggtgaggaggagAGCTCAACAACACAATCGGTGACTGAAGTTTCCAAAGTCGGGCCTGCTTAG